ACGCAAACAGCTACTTCCTTGCGACGGCAAATCTTCTCCTTTACCGCGATCCGCTCCAGGCTGAGACTGGCGGGGACGTGGTCGAGAATACCCTCTCGCCCGCGCCTGTACCTGATGTCGTGGAGAACCTGACTACGGCGAACGGCGCGACCACGGGCACGGTCTTCGTCGGCTCCAAGAGGACGTTTACCGCTAGCGGATACATCAACACTGCGTTTGGACGAGTGAAATCGACCGTGGAATCCACTGTCAACTTCAACAGCGATCAAACCTTCAATGTTTCCACCTCGGGGGTACCGGAGATTCAGAACGTGCGGCAGACCAGCACGGCTGACACGACGAGTACATACCAGTTGGGCATTGTTTCCCAACAGACAGCAAAGCACTGGTCTTTCCCTCTACTGCTCAGCTACAAGTTCGTGCAGAACAACGATGGAAGTTATAGCCAGACTGTTGGCTCGGATCAGGAGCACCACCTGAGCGAGACGACGACTTTCAACGGCTATACACTGTCTAGCTCGCAAGCGGTGGAGCAGGTGAAGAGCGCCGATACGCTGGTGTACAACTCTTCGCTCACTGCGGTAACTGCGGTTGGTCCGACGACGAGTGAGGCGAGCTACGTTTCGACGGATTCTTCGGGCTCCTGCTACAGCCGCACTCTGACTTCGAAGAATCGCGTGCTGAAGTCTGTGCAGGACAACAAGAGCTGCCCAGCGAAGCCCTAGCTCTCGAAAGGGGCGATGGCGGCCGGGCTTCGGCCCGGCCGTTTTTTGCGATGCTCTTCTTCAAGGGGCGCCCCGTCTTGGAAACAATTTCATTTGGAAATAATTCCTCTTTTCGAAGGTACTCGCCGGTGCGTACAATCCTCCCTGTCAAACGCCACTGCGATAAGAGGATCGAACGACCTATGAGATTGACCCGCTTCCGACTGCTCGGTACCGCCGCTGCTTTTCTGCTTTCCGGCAACCTGTTTGCCCAGCAGGACTACTTCAAGGACCTGCCGAAGGGCACGACACCGCAGGAGGTGGGAAAGCGGGTCGCCGAGCACTTCGTTGTGAGCGCACACCAGTACACGCCGACGCTGCACTATGCGGAGGTGGTTGCCTGGTATGGGTCGCTGACATTCGCGCAGTTGACTCATGATGATGCGCTGCGGCAGAAGCTGATCACGCGCTTCGAGCCGATGATGCCGGGCGGGAACGACCAGGCGCGGATTCCGCTGCGTCACCATGTGGACGACTCGATCTTTGGGGTGGTGCCGCTCGAGATCGGACTCCAGACCGGCGACGCGAAGTTTCTGGCGGAGGGTAAACGCTGGGCGGATCGGCAGTGGGAGAATCCGCAGCCAGATGGGCTTTCGGCCGAGACGCGATTCTGGATCGACGATATGTACATGTTGACGCTGCTCCAGCTTGAGGCGTACCGGGCGACGAAGGATCCTAAGTACCTCGACCGCGATGCAAAGGAGATGGTGGCGTATCTCGATAAGCTGCAGCAGCCGAATGGGCTCTTCTACCATGCTCCGGATGTGCCATTTTTCTGGGGGCGCGGCGACGGGTGGGTAGCGGCGGGAATGGCCGAGATGCTGACGAGCCTGCCGGAGAATCATCCGCAGCGGGCGCGCATTCTGAAGGGCTACAAGGCGATGATGGCAAGCCTGCTGCAATTTCAGGGTGCGGACGGGATGTGGCGGGAACTGATCGACAAGCCGCAGGCGTGGCCTGAGAGCTCGTCGTCCGCGATGTTCACCTATGCCATGATCACGGGCGTGAAGCATGGCTGGCTGGATGGTCAGACGTACGGGCCGGCGGCGAGGCGAGGCTGGATCGCGGTGGTTGGGTATATCGACCAGAACGACGACATTACCAGTGTGTGCGAGGGGACAGGTAAGTTCAACAATCTGGAGTATTATCTGGCTCGCAGGCGTCGCACGGGAGACGATCACGGGCAGGCCCCAGTGCTTTGGGCTGCCTCGGCTTTACTCCGCTAGAGCAATCGATTCCGATGCCGGTACCGAGGTAATGGAGAAAGGTCGTATGACGTTGGGTACTGACGGATCGTCGGACACTCTGGAGAAAATGCGCTGAAATGCCGATAGAGAGACCAAGTGCCATGATGTTCCTTCTGGAGCGGATTCGAAGTGCTCTTTCAGGCAGAAGGTGCCGCTACTCTTTCCAAGCTCCGCAACCTTAGCGGAGCTTTTGATTTTTGTGGCTGAGGCCCTTGGGGGTTTGGCCGATGCTGACTATCGGTAAAACCGATAAGATGTTGGGATGGAACTGCGGCATCTCCGGTATGTGGTCGCGGTGGCGGAGCATGGAAGCGTCAGTCGCGCGGCGCGGGCAATGCACGTGTCGCAGTCAGCTGTGAGCGAGCAGATCGCTGATCTCGAGCGGGAGATCGAGGTTGCGTTGTTCGACCGCGCCTTCCGCAGCATTCGGCTGACGCCGCACGGGGAGCTATTCCTGGCCGAAGCGAAGAAGACGCTAGCGGCAGCGGCACAGGCAGTGAAGGTGGCGCAGGGATCACACCGGGGCGAGATCGGCGAACTCCGGATCGGGTTCTTCGCCGGAGGTGTGGGAGCGGGATTCCCGAAGGTGATCAAGGCCTTCCGGAAGAAGCATCCAGATATACGCGTAGTGCTGGAGGAGATGCCGCCAACAACGCAGTGGCATGCCCTGCTGGATGGGCGAATCGATATCGGGTTTACGCGGCGGCTTGAGTCGCCCTATTCGGAGGAATTGGAGTCGGAGACGGTGCGACAGGATCCGGT
This genomic window from Granulicella sibirica contains:
- a CDS encoding LysR family transcriptional regulator encodes the protein MELRHLRYVVAVAEHGSVSRAARAMHVSQSAVSEQIADLEREIEVALFDRAFRSIRLTPHGELFLAEAKKTLAAAAQAVKVAQGSHRGEIGELRIGFFAGGVGAGFPKVIKAFRKKHPDIRVVLEEMPPTTQWHALLDGRIDIGFTRRLESPYSEELESETVRQDPVVAVLPRDHPLAPGPVDIGDLAKESFVLSSRDTSPALFDKVIELCSEAGFSPRIAAISTVWSSVALLVEAGVGISILPLNLQQDRTHDLVFCPLTSPGASVELVMAWPKVRETPALDSLRKLVRGSARQL
- a CDS encoding glycoside hydrolase family 88/105 protein is translated as MRLTRFRLLGTAAAFLLSGNLFAQQDYFKDLPKGTTPQEVGKRVAEHFVVSAHQYTPTLHYAEVVAWYGSLTFAQLTHDDALRQKLITRFEPMMPGGNDQARIPLRHHVDDSIFGVVPLEIGLQTGDAKFLAEGKRWADRQWENPQPDGLSAETRFWIDDMYMLTLLQLEAYRATKDPKYLDRDAKEMVAYLDKLQQPNGLFYHAPDVPFFWGRGDGWVAAGMAEMLTSLPENHPQRARILKGYKAMMASLLQFQGADGMWRELIDKPQAWPESSSSAMFTYAMITGVKHGWLDGQTYGPAARRGWIAVVGYIDQNDDITSVCEGTGKFNNLEYYLARRRRTGDDHGQAPVLWAASALLR